The following proteins come from a genomic window of Lycium ferocissimum isolate CSIRO_LF1 chromosome 4, AGI_CSIRO_Lferr_CH_V1, whole genome shotgun sequence:
- the LOC132054782 gene encoding uncharacterized protein LOC132054782, with translation MAMKVVVVLFLAMLVFLGHNAMAQQRDPVCAAFCVLRCQKRPVCLTRCLAGCIISANIDESVDTVAETRNRVCNVGCSLGHCSKFLVQYDNEKFGSCMTSCSENYCIGSALEKA, from the exons ATGGCAATGAAAGTTGTTGTGGTGTTGTTCCTTGCAATGCTTGTATTCTTGGGCCATAATGCTATGGCACAACAACGTGACCCAGTATGTGCAGCATTTTGTGTACTAAGGTGCCAAAAAAGGCCAGTGTGCCTAACTAGGTGCCTTGCAGGATGCATTATAAGTGCAAACATAGACGAATCAGTTGATACTGTCGCTGAAACTCGAAACCGTGTTTGTAATGTTGGATGTTCTCTTGGCCATTGTTCCAAATTTCTGGTCCAATATG ATAATGAGAAATTTGGAAGTTGCATGACAAGCTGCAGTGAGAACTATTGCATTGGCAGTGCTCTAGAGAAAGCTTAG